A single region of the Micropterus dolomieu isolate WLL.071019.BEF.003 ecotype Adirondacks linkage group LG02, ASM2129224v1, whole genome shotgun sequence genome encodes:
- the LOC123961460 gene encoding pentraxin fusion protein-like, with translation MGVFTERRVAGLTGSVAVKTLLFPTETNTNYVEMVPQKSLYMRAFTLCMNVATELSGRREVILFAYRTKDNDELNVWRELDGRLSLYLTGYRVLFKVPELGALQTHLCVTWDSSSGATTFFMNGRKSLTKIYRKGHSVEPGGRVLLGQDPDTYEGSFDIKQSFVGEIYDVNLWDSVLSDSTIQDMFSGKRVTRGNVIDWETTQLKINGETLVFQTETDTNYVEMVPQKPLELRAFTLCMNVATELSGQREVILFAYRTVHDDELNVFRLSFYLSGDGVLFKVPELGALQTHLCVIWDSSSGAAALFMDGKKSLTKIYRKGHTVRPGGRVLLGQDPDSYLGGFDAKQSFVGEIYDVNLWDSVLSDSTIQDMFSGKRVTRGNVFDWETTQLKINGKVEVVTHEL, from the exons TGTTGCCGTTAAGACCTTGTTATTCCCGACTGAGACCAATACCAATTATGTTGAGATGGTGCCCCAGAAATCCCTGTACATGAGGGCTTTCACTCTGTGCATGAATGTGGCCACAGAGCTCAGCGGAAGGCGCGAGGTCATCCTCTTCGCATATCGGACTAAGGACAATGATGAGCTGAATGTGTGGCGTGAACTGGACGGCAG attgTCCCTCTACCTGACTGGATACAGGGTTCTCTTCAAAGTCCCTGAGCTCGGCGCCCTGCAGACCCACCTCTGCGTCACCTGGGACTCCAGTTCAGGTGCGACTACCTTCTTCATGAACGGGAGGAAAAGCTTGACCAAAATTTACAGGAAAGGTCACTCTGTCGAACCCGGAGGCAGGGTTCTCCTCGGACAAGATCCAGATACTTATGAGGGTTCTTTTGATATCAAACAGAGTTTTGTTGGGGAGATCTATGATGTTAATTTGTGGGACTCTGTCCTCTCAGACAGCACGATCCAAGACATGTTCTCAGGGAAGAGAGTGACAAGAGGAAATGTCATTGACTGGGAAACCACACAGCTCAAAATTAATGGGGAG ACCTTGGTATTCCAGACTGAGACAGATACCAATTATGTTGAGATGGTGCCCCAGAAACCCCTGGAACTGAGGGCTTTCACTCTGTGCATGAATGTGGCCACAGAGCTCAGCGGACAGCGCGAGGTCATCCTCTTTGCTTACCGGACTGTGCACGATGATGAGCTGA ATGTGTTTAGATTGTCCTTCTACCTGAGTGGAGACGGGGTTCTCTTCAAAGTCCCTGAGCTCGGTGCTCTGCAGACCCACCTCTGCGTCATTTGGGACTCCAGTTCAGGTGCGGCGGCCCTCTTCATGGACGGGAAGAAAAGCTTGACCAAAATTTACAGGAAAGGTCACACTGTCCGGCCCGGAGGCAGGGTTCTCCTCGGACAAGATCCAGATTCTTATCTGGGTGGTTTTGATGCCAAACAGAGTTTTGTTGGGGAGATCTATGATGTTAATTTGTGGGACTCTGTCCTCTCAGACAGCACGATCCAAGACATGTTCTCCGGGAAGAGAGTGACAAGAGGAAATGTTTTTGACTGGGAAACCACACAGCTCAAAATTAATGGAAAGGTAGAGGTTGTTACCCATGAGCTGTAG